The proteins below come from a single Danaus plexippus chromosome 20, MEX_DaPlex, whole genome shotgun sequence genomic window:
- the LOC116773877 gene encoding UDP-glucosyltransferase 2-like, producing MSGGLSADMFVTRILFLFVFLAYCDGYNVLVVFPVPGKSHSILGEGYVRYLLDAGHEVTYLTPILIKNPPSRLKQIDVSENSKYLPADIFDVKRFMYKELNMQDEVKYMALFDNLLNNTLRMDVVQKFMKDRSVNFDVVVVEWLYTELGVGFSSVFNCPLIWSSSMDVHTTVLALIDDYLNPAFTRHHMSTEYSSSFLNRVKELWTISRTLLYQWWNLDEKERMFREIFGPAAKERGIKLPHFNDVRYNASLMLGNSHIVVGDAIALPQNYWHIGGYHIKKTVEPLPKDLQKIMDAAKDGVIYFSMGSLLKGSKIPSAVRKQFLKKFSELKQEVIWKYDEKIADLPKNVHVVTWAPQQSILAHPNCVLFISHGGLLSLLETIKYGVPIIGIPFFADQYLNTNRIVSKGFGKRIDISENTPEELIVAVREVLGNSSYRTRVKELSYLFNADSDPGQRLVQGVELVVRTNGAPHLRSVALRVPFYQKLYLDVLLLVIGIVFGLPLVIYYTSKHLLLDGTKSNLNKKRN from the exons aTGTCAGGCGGTCTATCTGCAGACATGTTTGTTACGAGAATATTATTTCTCTTTGTGTTTCTCGCATATTGCGATGGATATAACGTGCTGGTGGTTTTTCCTGTTCCCGGGAAGAGCCATAGCATTTTGGGAGAGGGCTACGTAAGATATTTGCTGGACGCCGGTCACgag GTAACCTATTTAACACctatacttattaaaaatccgCCGTCAAGACTTAAGCAAATAGATGTGTCTGAGAATTCCAAGTATTTGCCAGCAG ATATTTTCGACGTGAAGAGGTTCATGTATAAGGAATTGAATATGCAAGATGAAGTTAAATACATGGCTTTATTTGACAATTTGCTGAATAACACATTACGAATGGATGTTGtccaaaaatttatgaaagatAGGAGTGTTAATTTTGATGTCGTGGTTGTGGAGTGGCTTTATACGGAGTTAGGAGTTGG ATTTTCATCAGTATTCAATTGTCCTCTGATATGGTCTTCGTCTATGGATGTCCATACGACCGTGTTGGCACTCATAGATGACTATTTAAATCCGGCTTTCACTCGACATCATATGAGTACAGAATATTCTTCCAGTTTTTTGAATAGGGTGAAGGAACTTTGGACTATATCGAGAACATTGTTATATCAGTG gTGGAATCTTGACGAGAAAGAAAGGATGTTTCGAGAGATATTCGGACCGGCTGCCAAAGAACGAGGTATAAAATTACCACATTTCAACGACGTTCGCTACAATGCATCCCTCATGCTTGGCAATTCACATATAGTGGTTGGAGATGCAATTGCACTGCCGCAGAATTACTGGCACATCGGAGGATACCACATCAAAAAAACTGTTGAACCATTGCCAAAG gatttacaaaaaatcatGGATGCAGCTAAAGACGGTGTCATATACTTTAGCATGGGCAGTTTGCTGAAAGGCAGCAAAATACCGAGTGCAGTAAGAAAACAGTTCTTAAAAAAGTTTAGTGAATTAAAACAGGAGGTTATTTGGAAGTATGATGAAAAAATTGCAGATTTGCCTAAAAATGTGCATGTCGTAACATGGGCTCCACAACAAAGTATTTTAg CACATCCTAATTGCGtactttttatatcacatGGTGGACTATTATCACTATTGGagacaataaaatatggtGTACCAATTATCGGTATACCATTCTTTGCCGATCAATATCTTAATACAAACAGAATAGTATCTAAAGGATTCGGCAAGCGTATAGACATAAGTGAAAATACACCGGAAGAGTTGATAGTTGCTGTAAGAGAAGTTTTGGGTAATTCCAG ttatCGCACTCGTGTGAAGGAACTATCGTATCTGTTCAATGCTGATTCAGATCCAGGACAGCGATTGGTTCAGGGCGTGGAGTTAGTGGTCAGGACTAACGGAGCACCACATCTTCGCTCCGTCGCACTACGCGTGCCGTTCTACCAAAAACTGTACTTGGATGTTTTACTATTAGTTATTGGAATTGTTTTTGGACTTCCTCTTGTCATATATTATACGTCTAAACACTTATTGTTGGATGGCACTAAGTCTAATCTTAATAAGAAGAGAAACtag
- the LOC116774139 gene encoding UDP-glucosyltransferase 2-like isoform X1, with product MFSIFNTMKLQIIFSLVFLASFTQALRLLVFFPMMSKSHSILGQGMVSRLLEAGHEVVHVTAFPRDKPQANLTEINLIEASNRMKEQFQGDDTFKLKNLIGKENVGDSVFFVYMTYEISKNIIEDQTFIKFLLNPNEKFDAVIIEWFFSDIFAGIAPLFKCPLIWFGSTEAHWQILQVVDEIPNPSYSVDIFSVSKPPLNFMERLRELYRIAKKYIFISLLSTPFERSLYNSVFSDIANKRGVTLPSYDEVIYNASLLLINSHPSIGTPFRLPQNAKYIAGYHIDREVKPLPKDLQKLMDEAKHGVIYFSMGSNLKSEDMSESMKKSLLAMFSKLKQTVIWKFESDLDKVPANVHLVKWAPQQSILAHPNLKFFMTHGGQLSTTEAIHFAVPVIGIPVAADQHVNMRSVANKGFGIYIKITEDITDDLYPAIQEMLQNPSYKSKAKELSFIYHNRPLTPGDELVFWTEHVVHTRGALHLRSPALQLPFYQKFFLDLLILILVAIVLCVLVIRFIRNGSKGTKKTKKVKTK from the exons ATGTTCAGTATTTTCAATacg ATGAAGTTACAAATCATATTTTCTTTGGTCTTCTTGGCCTCATTCACCCAAGCTTTGAGACTTCTTGTATTCTTTCCTATGATGTCTAAGAGCCACAGCATTTTAGGCCAAGGTATGGTGAGCCGATTACTGGAAGCTGGACACgag GTGGTCCATGTGACAGCTTTCCCTAGAGACAAGCCACAGGCAAATTTGAcagaaataaacttaattgagGCAAGCAACCGAATGAAAGAGCAGTTTCAAGGCG ACGATACtttcaaattgaaaaatcTCATTGGGAAAGAGAATGTCGGTGATTCCgtattttttgtctatatGACATATGagataagtaaaaatattattgaagacCAAACTTTTATCAAGTTTCTTTTGAACCCTAATGAAAAATTTGACGCCGTCATAATTGAGTGGTTCTTTTCTGATATTTTTGCCGG aattgcaCCACTTTTTAAATGTCCCCTTATCTGGTTCGGATCGACTGAAGCTCATTGGCAAATCCTCCAAGTAGTTGATGAAATTCCTAACCCATCCTACAGTGTAGACATTTTCTCAGTCAGCAAACCACCTCTCAATTTTATGGAACGTTTAAGAGAACTCTATAggattgcaaaaaaatatatttttatcag TTTATTGAGCACTCCATTTGAAAGATCACTTTACAACAGCGTTTTTTCTGACATAGCAAACAAAAGAGGGGTCACATTACCTTCTTACgacgaagtaatttataacgCTTCCCTATTGCTCATCAACTCTCACCCATCTATAGGCACGCCTTTTAGACTTCCACAGAATGCTAAATATATCGCTGGGTACCACATTGACAGAGAAGTAAAACCGCTACCAAAG gatctacaaaaattaatGGATGAAGCAAAACATggcgttatatattttagtatggGAAGTAATCTGAAGAGTGAAGACATGTCTGAATCGATGAAAAAATCGTTACTAGCAATGTTTAGTAAACTAAAACAAACAGTGATATGGAAATTCGAAAGCGATTTGGATAAAGTTCCAGCTAATGTCCATCTGGTGAAATGGGCACCACAGCAAAGTATTCTCG CTCATCCTAATCTTAAATTCTTCATGACACACGGAGGACAGCTCTCCACGACTGAGGCTATACACTTCGCTGTACCGGTTATTGGTATACCAGTTGCAGCTGATCAGCACGTCAACATGAGGTCCGTTGCCAATAAAGGTTtcggtatttatataaaaataacagaagATATCACCGATGACTTGTATCCAGCGATTCAGGAAATGCTGCAAAATCCATC ATACAAGTCAAAAGCGAAGGAACTGTCTTTCATCTACCATAATCGTCCTCTGACGCCAGGAGATGAATTGGTATTCTGGACAGAGCATGTTGTCCATACACGCGGCGCCCTACATTTACGATCGCCAGCTTTACAATTACCATTCTACCAGAAATTCTTTTTAGATCTCCTTATTCTCATCCTCGTGGCAATAGTATTATGCGTTCTTGTAATAAGGTTCATAAGAAATGGAAGCAAAGGGAcgaaaaagacaaaaaaagttAAGACAAAATAG
- the LOC116774139 gene encoding UDP-glucosyltransferase 2-like isoform X2 codes for MKLQIIFSLVFLASFTQALRLLVFFPMMSKSHSILGQGMVSRLLEAGHEVVHVTAFPRDKPQANLTEINLIEASNRMKEQFQGDDTFKLKNLIGKENVGDSVFFVYMTYEISKNIIEDQTFIKFLLNPNEKFDAVIIEWFFSDIFAGIAPLFKCPLIWFGSTEAHWQILQVVDEIPNPSYSVDIFSVSKPPLNFMERLRELYRIAKKYIFISLLSTPFERSLYNSVFSDIANKRGVTLPSYDEVIYNASLLLINSHPSIGTPFRLPQNAKYIAGYHIDREVKPLPKDLQKLMDEAKHGVIYFSMGSNLKSEDMSESMKKSLLAMFSKLKQTVIWKFESDLDKVPANVHLVKWAPQQSILAHPNLKFFMTHGGQLSTTEAIHFAVPVIGIPVAADQHVNMRSVANKGFGIYIKITEDITDDLYPAIQEMLQNPSYKSKAKELSFIYHNRPLTPGDELVFWTEHVVHTRGALHLRSPALQLPFYQKFFLDLLILILVAIVLCVLVIRFIRNGSKGTKKTKKVKTK; via the exons ATGAAGTTACAAATCATATTTTCTTTGGTCTTCTTGGCCTCATTCACCCAAGCTTTGAGACTTCTTGTATTCTTTCCTATGATGTCTAAGAGCCACAGCATTTTAGGCCAAGGTATGGTGAGCCGATTACTGGAAGCTGGACACgag GTGGTCCATGTGACAGCTTTCCCTAGAGACAAGCCACAGGCAAATTTGAcagaaataaacttaattgagGCAAGCAACCGAATGAAAGAGCAGTTTCAAGGCG ACGATACtttcaaattgaaaaatcTCATTGGGAAAGAGAATGTCGGTGATTCCgtattttttgtctatatGACATATGagataagtaaaaatattattgaagacCAAACTTTTATCAAGTTTCTTTTGAACCCTAATGAAAAATTTGACGCCGTCATAATTGAGTGGTTCTTTTCTGATATTTTTGCCGG aattgcaCCACTTTTTAAATGTCCCCTTATCTGGTTCGGATCGACTGAAGCTCATTGGCAAATCCTCCAAGTAGTTGATGAAATTCCTAACCCATCCTACAGTGTAGACATTTTCTCAGTCAGCAAACCACCTCTCAATTTTATGGAACGTTTAAGAGAACTCTATAggattgcaaaaaaatatatttttatcag TTTATTGAGCACTCCATTTGAAAGATCACTTTACAACAGCGTTTTTTCTGACATAGCAAACAAAAGAGGGGTCACATTACCTTCTTACgacgaagtaatttataacgCTTCCCTATTGCTCATCAACTCTCACCCATCTATAGGCACGCCTTTTAGACTTCCACAGAATGCTAAATATATCGCTGGGTACCACATTGACAGAGAAGTAAAACCGCTACCAAAG gatctacaaaaattaatGGATGAAGCAAAACATggcgttatatattttagtatggGAAGTAATCTGAAGAGTGAAGACATGTCTGAATCGATGAAAAAATCGTTACTAGCAATGTTTAGTAAACTAAAACAAACAGTGATATGGAAATTCGAAAGCGATTTGGATAAAGTTCCAGCTAATGTCCATCTGGTGAAATGGGCACCACAGCAAAGTATTCTCG CTCATCCTAATCTTAAATTCTTCATGACACACGGAGGACAGCTCTCCACGACTGAGGCTATACACTTCGCTGTACCGGTTATTGGTATACCAGTTGCAGCTGATCAGCACGTCAACATGAGGTCCGTTGCCAATAAAGGTTtcggtatttatataaaaataacagaagATATCACCGATGACTTGTATCCAGCGATTCAGGAAATGCTGCAAAATCCATC ATACAAGTCAAAAGCGAAGGAACTGTCTTTCATCTACCATAATCGTCCTCTGACGCCAGGAGATGAATTGGTATTCTGGACAGAGCATGTTGTCCATACACGCGGCGCCCTACATTTACGATCGCCAGCTTTACAATTACCATTCTACCAGAAATTCTTTTTAGATCTCCTTATTCTCATCCTCGTGGCAATAGTATTATGCGTTCTTGTAATAAGGTTCATAAGAAATGGAAGCAAAGGGAcgaaaaagacaaaaaaagttAAGACAAAATAG